In the Salvia splendens isolate huo1 chromosome 16, SspV2, whole genome shotgun sequence genome, TGATCTGGTCCAGCATAAAATCTGCGCACTCGTTGTAGCACGCGTGCGTGTCGTGGATGGAGTTATGAATTGGGGATTTGACTCCGAGAGAATTAGCTAGTTTGTTTTCGGATGACATGTAAGCGCCTCTCACGAGCTTGATCCCCACCGGCACGCGCATTTCGTCCGCCGCGGATTTCGCGAGGAGGAGTCTTTCCTTGGCGTCCTTTAAGTAGGCTTGTATTGTGTTGAATATTAGCGGCTTCTCGGCGCCGGTGCTGAACTCCACCGCCGCCGAGTACGTGAAGTAGTCGATCGCCGGCTGGATCTCTGTGTCCTCTGCGTCGATCAGGATCGGGAGACTCGCCTCGATGCTTTTTTTGCAAATTTTCGCCATCCTCGCGAAGGCGGTGTCGAGATCGCGCTCTTCCTCCGCGGTTAGCGGCGCCGGCCGCGCCAACGTGTGGTAGAACGGGCTGGAATCGGCGAGGAGAGGCAGCGATTTGCGCTTCCACGGTAGATTCAACGATTTATCCATGTGCTGCCATCTCAGTAGATCGCTAACTCTTTTCAGTATCCAGAATTTGCAGATCGCCGTGATCTTCACCACCACGAAGCTTATCTGAATGCACGATTAATTCTCAGATTATCAATTGCAATCGTTGAGTTTAGGATTAGGTCAAATCAGATGAAAACTCACCGGAGAATCGACGGATTTAGCGGATTCAATTGTGCGGAGGAATTCCTCCATGCTAACATCGCACGATTTATTATCCTTAGCGTGCTCCAATCCGTAATCAAGCATAGCCGTGAGACCGGTCTCCCACAGCTCCCGCGCGGTGGCGTTCGCCGCCGCGAGATCCTTTCCGGCGCAAAATTGGCGGTAGAAGGTCCGTTCGGTGACGCCGAGGATCGCCTTCCTACAGAGCGGGCCCTCCATAAGCTTCGATTTCATGATCCAAATGCCAAAATCGGCCACCGGCGGAGTCGCGGCGAGGCGGAGCGTGATCAGCGACCGGAGCAGCTTCGCGGAGGGGACGGACGAGAACAACTTCTTCGTATCGGTGAAGTcgacgccgccgccgccgccgaatTCGTCATCGGCGGGGCCGGCGTCGGCGTTCGGCGGTGGATCGGCCGCGAGTTTCTCCGCAAGGGCGGCAGTGGCATTGGTTCTGGCGCCGGATTCGAGGCGGAGGGGGAGCCGAGAAAGGACGTTTCTGCCGGTCATGTTTACGAGTGTGGTTATTAGTTAATGCGTTCGCAGCTTTTATAGGCGAATTTCTGGATTGAGGGGCTGTTTGGATGTGCTTAATTTGGATAATCGGATTTGAAATGGTAAGGATTAAGTACTCGAAATTATCGATATTTCATAACTAAATGCAAGGAGATTCAAATCCGTATTGAATAACTTATCCATACAAAATTGAAAGATTCCTGATCAAAGAGGAGATAAAATAGAGGATTGAATGATGTTTGTAAAGAGAATTGCCATTTTTCAAGGATCATGGATTTAATTATGAATCAAAACAAGAAATCCTCATTTAACGGGTCTATATATTATCCTAATCTGGGATTGTCCTAAACATTTGGGATAAAGATGCATTGTCAGCGCTGATGAAGAATACATTCATTTTGCCAACTCAGGGCTGAAtcactttattaaattaaataatatagtcAATCATTTATTAAATTAGATATATTGTGCCTAAAAAAAGTTGTTTTTGAGTTTGAACGCAAGCATGAAATGGAACTCCAGCATGCGAGGAGCGATCAACCAGTGGCGTATCCAAGATTTTTAATCTGGAGTACGATACTTAATTATAAGACTTAGAATtttaaagttatttttttatcttttctttaatacaatattcattattttttggtAAACTTTTTTATATCATCTATAAAACAAGTAGTACTAACTACTAGCTTTGCTATTTGGACAACTTCTACTATCTAAAATGAAAGttacttttttatatattaaagaTAATTTATTTAAGATTTCACATAGCGCATAGTTTTTTATGACAAaacattttttgataaaaatttaaaaatcttaAAAAACTAAAGAAGAGTATGCATTAGAGATAcaaaatggagtataaaaataCTAAATGCACTAAAAGGGAATTAAAATGCTTTAAAAACTAattgaaaatgataaaagtaaataaatttattaaaaagaattaaaagtactttacaaaaaattaaatgagttaccaatagaaaatataaaaacttaAATATATTAAGAATTACGAAACTACTAattgaaaatgataaaagtaaataaatttattaaaaaaaattaaaagtactttacaaaaaattaaatgaattacaaatagaaaatataaaaacttaAATATATTAAGAATTACGGAACTTTATAAGAGaatagtgaaaaaataaaaacattaaacaTATTAATTagtagaaatttaaatatgttTGATAGAATGAGTAAAAGTATAAAGAATTCCAATCAATCAAAATTGAATATATGAAACGCTATTAGTGAGTTTCAAACCTGAGTCTCGCAATGGAGAGGCAAGTTTTCTACCACTCGACCAACAACTGCAAATGTCAATAAAATAGATCTTATATAGTGCTGTCAACATCAACAAGTTGTAGATTGACTGCTACTTGATTGCAAACAAGTTGTGTGGATCATATATTAATAAGATTAAGATATGTGAAATCCTAATTTAGACTCAATataattttctgaatttgataAAGAAAAACCAAATATTATTCAGGAAATTCATATGGCTACGTGTCATTATTCTTAAAATTATTTTGATCAAGAGAAAACCCAGACGTCAAAAGCAAATCGGCACGTGCTGTGAAGTACGCATTCATATTGCCACGTCAGGGCTGAatcattaataaaattaaataagataGGTCGTAGGTTTCAACTTTGATCTATGtcatttgtttattttgttaataAATCGGTATGAAATACACATTCAATCTCCTTATTATAGTAGTCAATCCCagattcaaattaaataatccaCAATATCTTAGATTCCTAAATAATCCTTAGGAGTGAATGTGAGTTATTTAATTGGGCAATGAGTCGGCAATGACACTCATCGAAAtcattttttattcttaaaataaTGCTTTTGAGGTTCGGTAAGATTCAATTTCCTCGTATACTCATATAATTATTATATGGTACTTcatccgttccatgttaatagaatcgtttttttataaaaagtttcaagttaattgagtcatttcaatttttggcaaaaagtaattcttctttttactttattgtctcttcatctcttttacttttttccaCCATACATTTAAcgcactattcttaaactctgtgccgaaaagaaatgtatcTATTAccaagaaacggagggagtatcgaGTTGCATATAAATTGCTACTTAGTTGCTAAATGGATGGGTATAGTCGAAACAGTTAATATTGGGTGGGCAATATATTAATAGTAAGATTTTTGGAATTCTAAACTATGCTCAACACTATTAATTTCGTTAAGATCATTTGGAATTCTAGTCTAGACTTAATTTCCAGAATTTGACAAGTTTTATAACCAACTTGTCAAACTTATGAATAAGAAATTACAACATCCATTTGTTGACAAGTAGTATTGATATTACACAGCTTTAGAAAACATAAATTTAGTTTTCTATTGCGAAGTATACTGCTATCTCCCTTCGTCATtacatattttttatattaactaTTAAATACCTCATTCatgtttttacatttttaaaacacaACCCAAATTAAAAGTGTGACATTTAATCCCAGgtgaagggagtattattcttTGTGTGTGCGTAATTACTAATGGCATTTTATGAATCGCAATCCAAACATTTAAATAtggagtttttttaaaaaattcagaaTAGTCTTGTTTTTTTAGTTATTAACACAATTTAGCCATCTCTTTTggcatatttttcttttaataaagTGGATtgtacaaataattttttaatcaatttttttctttcaattttacaTTACAATTTATATAATCTAACTATTAAGATTTAAGACTGTAGGTAGtggataaattaataaataaatgataaaaaaaatactgatAGGATGTTGTGCGTCATCAACGGAACAAAATTTTCACGTGTAATAAAAGTATAACAAATCCTCAGCAAAAAGTGGAATAAACCACGGAACAAatttagtaaaattaaaaatttatcatAGACTTTTGGACGAATTAGTTTTTTTTGGTTTGACCACCTGTATCGAACCCGCCTTTGACGGAATCCGACAAATCCTCGATCGAGTTTGTGGATTAAGGCCGAAAATTTTCCAGCAAGTGACAGGTTCGAACGAATGACTTCAAGGTCACTACAGCTCTAGGCTGCCAACTGTGAATATTAATATGTTGTTTTCTTGTGATTTACCACCATTCTTCGTTTTTCTTACTTTTATTCTATAATTATAAGTAATAAATGTACATAATTATGCGTACATaatcgaatttttttaatattttacattaaaaatcgatatataaatattaattaattcaaaataaattttgcaAAAAACACAAATGTTATAACTACCATTCCGGAATTTATGCATGAGATTCCGCATATGCTCTTACGTTACCTCTGAATATACTTTTCCCGGAATCTTCTAGTAGTTGAATTTTTTGTCATCTACTAGAGTACCAATTCATATTATCATCTTGAATTTGTTGAGTTGGTAGATATAGCCATTTTGGGTAGTTGGAAAATGATGATTTAATGAGTCACGAGAGAGAGGGCTGGATAGACACGTAAAAATTCACACTAGCCATTTGTTGAATAAAATTCACACTTATTATTACTCTTTATTTacccactttaactatttatatttatttttacaaaacaagtGACTGAGACTATtaaagtgggacggatgaagtaatgAAAGATGAAATTTTGCATTATCCCTCCATTAGCAAGCTATGCGTCAATGTGGCAGTCGATTTGAAACACGTGGATGATATAAAGTTAGGAAATACGACAACGTTTGATTAAGTTCGTAACGACGTTTGAACACATTTTAAGCCTGAAACATCAACACTAATTTGTTGGAAAGGAAAGGATGAGATCATTGCGAAAATTTCTTCTCGCTCGATTTGTTTTTCATAATCAAAATTTGATGGTTATTCGTGACTTATTTAGCAAATTGTCCTTTTGAATATAATGTTTTGTTTGAAAAAACTAAAGATTTTATTTGAGTTCCATTTTTATACAAATGTGATTCAGATAAATAATTTCCGAGTTCTTACTATTTTATGTAAATTGAAAAGTTGTTTGTTGCGACGTTGTATAACTTTGGGTTTCAATATGACGAccttttgtattttgttttacttttgaTGTTTTAATCTTCTCTTAagctctattttttttctctaataagTAATTTTTCAATGGCAATGCTACCgatttagaaaatatcaataaaaaacgTCATCTTGCGATTATATGAAGAGTACATATATAAATTTAGCAAAGCCagcaaaaaattcaaaattatggATCTCGAAAGAGCTATCAATATTATTTCATTTAGGAAAGTAAAGATTCACATCTGTCATATGCCATGTAATAAACGTAGAATAATAACATAACTTCTAATTCAAATCAAGAAGAAACACTAAACTAATCAAGCCCCGTCACTAATATTAAATGAAATAACCAGTCTAATTTTCATAGATATAAGAGTAATACAACCACACCCAATAAATCTGCCCTAATGAATCTTTACCAGTGGagttgtaaatttttttaaaacataagATCTATTTACTACAGTAGCTGCCTAAccattattattaaattataaaatagtaATCCAGTTATATTACTTGAATAGGCCCCAAATCTTAAAATCCTAGTACTAATCTCACTCTTATTCTAAAGCCCAATATCaaattttctttctaccttaCACATTTCACCCTCTCTTCTTACACAATACTCCTACTATAGTATAGTCCCTCCGTTTCCCATTTAGTGTCTACTTTCTTTCCGGCATGACCTTTTAGAAATGTAAGgaaaaagtgagttgaagaGTTACTGAAACATGAATTTAATAATAATCCCTCCTACAAAGTTTATCCCAGTTTTATCTGATGCGAATTTTAAAAagttgtttgactttgtattaaataAAAGTGTGTAGTGTAATAAGGATCTCAGTCCCACGTTGAGGAGATTGAAGGGTgtatttaatgtaatttttgtagatttcatgagacaaactttgtgggatagacggaaatgataaaatgagataAAGTTTATGAGACGGAtgaattatattaattttataataaaatatgcattgaatgagttagtgaaatttaAAGTCTATTTATcttttatagtaaaaaaaataaaaataaactctTAACGAGGAATAGAGTAAAATAGCAAAAATGGAACAGAAAAAGTAGCATTTTGGGCTTTTTCTTGTTTGGATCCGCCAATGCTTTTGAGAAGCGTACAAGGTTTTGCAAGGAAGCTGAATTAGATGCATAAAGTTAGATGGGCATGATTTAAGATGGCTGAGCTTAtgagtttttaaaaataactttATATTTATAAGTTTATAAGTATtgaaaacatttgataaaataaaattttgaaacaatttatgaattggaaaaataaatagACAGCTTATTGTCgaacaaaaaaaagataaaCTTAACTTTTGTAATTAGTACagataaatttatatattttatagtagAAATATTTAGATACTTTGCAATAGAATTATAGGAAATTGGTCCCTACGACCATaaacttttcttaaattttggtatttcccatgaactttcaaattggtatataatatcacaaactttgcactttttttggtatttcccacggcATGTCTattaggagtactatatttgactaacttacgagccttttttttttatcatacttgacacaattaaatcaatgTGGTTTTCAACGTGACTTTTTATCCTAcatgttatgaacttaaaaagtgatttaaaatatcataaaacgtaTCATGGTTGCCtacgtaaaataagattttgatgagtatatcttatttgagtgagtttgggaaataccaaacaaaatgcaaaatttgtgatattataaaccaatttcaaagttcatgggaaatacaaaattttaggtgaagttcatggttttagagaccaatatccctAGAATTATCTAGGATCATGAAGTAAAAATATCAGGAATTTCATGGTTAAAAGTGGAACATGAAATGGAATAACAAAAGGGTCATAAATAAACTTAAATTTTTGAAGATGAAATAATCCGTACCGTTTAATTATGCCATGATAGTTCTGAATCAATATTAGTATGTTATTTTGTGCTTTAAACATTCAATGGGTTTTCAAGTTTATGATAGAGTGCATGCAGCATGCCACATTCTACACTAATATATTAATCTCCAACTATGCTGCTTTAAAAAAGATAGTGACCTCACTTTTCCAATACTGCAAAAAACAAAGCTGAGAGACAAGATTTAAAGTGATATGTAGAGGAGGGCCAAAAGCAGTTGGCTTTAGGActctcttcaatttttttttcagtttattCACTTGTATGAAAACTTTATTGATATTTTCCTACTAGAAGAAGTGTGTGTGGTTAAGGCAGCGAGGAAGATGTATGTAACCAGACCGCGATCAGTCTATCACCACTTCCCGGGAGCTCTTTCGCTGCAGCCACAGGCAGATGTTGCGTATTCGGGCCACCTCGTTGTGACAGATGAGGAATCGGAGGCGATGGACTCCTTCTGCTGTGGGATTTGGAGGAATCACAAAATCAATAGGCTGCCTTTTCCTTCAGACAGAGTGTTGCAGGTGGTGCACTCTTCGTTGCAGGAAGAAGCCGGCGTGATCAAGGCTTGGTTCGTACCTGTTCTCGATCAGCCCCTCTCGTCCAATCGCTACTATGTCATCAAAGCTAAGGGAAGGCGAAAAGGGTATTCTGCTTTTCCTgtttttcatcatttttcaaTAGATATGGTATGGATTCGGGTTGTTTGACACAATTTTTTTTGATGTTGTATTGGTTGTGTAGGCAGGCCTACACATGTTCGAGAGAGGGAGATGTCGGGATGTGCTGTTGTAGGCGTCCTCGTGTGGAGTCGAAAACAAGGCCTTTTGATCATAGGGATAGGTACCAGCAGTTGGAGATTAGGCCATTTCATGGTGGTGGTTTTTGTGCTAGATCAGTGGAATGGGATGGTTACCCTCCTACTTTTTTAAGCAGAGGTGGATGGGAAGTCTACAAGACGCCTTCGTGCAGACTCCATCTGCATGAAGGCGCGGGCCTTCTTCCCACGCCACCGTTGGGGTTCCCTGACAGGGACCTCCCACTCAACGCGAGGCGCTCCACCCCTGTGGTGGTGGGGAGGTGGTACTGCCCTTGTGTTATGGTGAAGGACGAGGAGATGAGGGCGGCCGAGCAGATGAAAAGGTGTATGGTGTATGAGATGAGCCTGAAGCAGTGGTGGGAGCAGATACATTCTGTGGAGAATGAAGGTGGTGGGAAGGATGCTGTGGTTGTGGATGCGAGGGTGAGGAGGCTGGTCTGCCGGGCTCTCGGGATGGAGGCGGAGAAGGAGGATGGGGTAGGGGCGGACGGGTTCGTGTGGTTTAGGGGGAAGGGGGAGTGTAGGAGGAGGGTGGGTGTGGGGCTGAGTTTGAGTTTGTATGAGAAGATGAGGTGGGTGCAAGAGACAAGGGGGTGGTTTGATGGGGAGAGAGAGGTGAGGGTGAAGGGGAATAAGGAAGTTGGGAGTGAGAGTAGTTGGACTAGGTTTGGTTGCTATGTGTTGGTGGAGAGCTTTGTGTTGAGGAGAATGGATGGGAGTTTGTTgatcaatttcaattttagaaaTACAGATAAGATTGTGTGCAAATGGGAGTGATGTTGCTTCAAGATTTGATCAATTCCTACCATCTAACTTTTTATATCaagaatgtatgtattttttatgtGCTTAGCTAATTAAAGCCAAGAAAAATTTCCAAAGAGGCCCACTTCTATATTGATTTTTGGACTTAAATAATTCAGTAATTTACGCACTAATCTCAAAGTCAGTATATAAAACTACAATTGCATTTTTTTGTTACTCTATTAATTAACCCAAAACTTGGTTAagtaaaaaaagggaaaaaatctTACACTTTGAATAACACTGATTAGTGTATTGTTTgaccaatatatatatatatatatagataattaatttttctcaTGCCATGCAAGCATCTTCCTCGCCGCTTCCACACTTCCACAGTTCCACTTTAAATTCTCTATAAAATAtgataaacaattcaaatttgattTGATCATTACTATTGTCATTGTGGGTCTTTGTATCTGTTGTTATCCTCATCTCCTTCCCCACACCCAAATTACTACTCCTTTTGACTGAAAACTGCTGGAGCTTCACACTTAGCAGAAATGGATGAATCTTGTTTCCTTTCCTCCTCTCTCAAACCACGACTTCTCCTCAAAGGTAAatctctcttcctcctctctaTAACACATCTTCTCCAATTCCAAATCTCTTCATTACTGGATCTATCTTCAAATTTCTTCACCActattcctttatttttttagggAAAAAAACATATCCTTTCATTACATTGAGTTTGCTGCTAATAGAACGAGTACAAAATTTAGTGAATCTTAGCTTTTTGCTTAAATTTGTTGACTATTATTAATACTTGATCGAACTAATCAGGAGATGAACAATGGCGGAGCTGTTTTTCCAGGAATATAAGGCCATCCTATTTGAGGCTATCATCCAATTTCAGAGTACAAGCATCCATTGCTAATTCTAGGGCAATTGAAATCCCTAAACAATGGTACAACCTAATTGCTGATCTCCCAGTGAAACCACCGCCCTATTTGAATCCCAAAACGTTTGAACCGGTTAAACCAGAGGATTTATCACCTTTATTCCCCGATGAATTGATCAAGCAAGAGGTCAGCAACGAGAGGTTCATCGATATCCCGGAAGAGGTCATCGATGTTTATGGCCTTTGGCGGCCGACACCTCTGATCCGGTTAGCTATGCTTCATCAATCATCATGATGCCTTAAGGTAGTTAGTTAAGAGAGAAACCTAATGTGTCTATGTTGAAATGCAGAGCCAAGAGGCTGGAGAAGCTGCTCGATACGCCTGCACGAATATACTACAAGTATGAAGGTGGTAGCCCTGCTGGTTCCCATAAGCCTAACACGGCCGTTCCACAGGTCTGGTATAACGCAAAGGAAGGTGTCAAGAACGTTGTCACTGAAACGGGCGCTGGTCAATGGGGGAGCTCTCTGGCCTTCGCGTGCAGCTTGTTTGGCCTTAACTGTGAAGTAAAGTAGCTTTTCTTCTTGTATCAATTGTTAGCTTGATGCTTGCTCATGCTATtgattgacattatatatgatGATTGAGTATGCTTATCTTCGAGTTTTAAGTTGACTTtcatatatttttgacaaagtTAATAAGTGTGTGATGAGATGTGTATGGGGGTGTAGGTGTGGCAGGTACGCGCATCCTATGATCAGAAGCCCTATCGTAAGCTGATGATGCAGACGTGGGAGGCGAAGGTGCACCCCTCGCCTTCTAGCGTCACTGAGGCTGGTCGGAGGTTGCTTGAGAAGGACCCCTAGAGCCAGGGGAGTTTAGGGATTGCTATCTCTGAAGCAGTTGAGGTTGCAGCAGGGGATCCCAACACAAAGTATTGCTTAGGTAGTGTGCTCAACCATGTTCTGATGCATCGGTGAGGAATGCATAAAACAGATGGAGGCCATCGGAGAGACACCTGATGTGATCATTGGATGCACTGGCGGTGGTTCTAACTTTGGAGGGCTTGCTTTCCCGTTCATCCGGGAGAAGATGAGTGGTGCGATGAAGCCAATCATCCGAGCAGTGGAGCCAGCTGCGTGCCCCTCGCTGACCAAGGGCGTGTTTGCTTATGACTACGGTGACACAGCAGGGATGATTCCGTTGATGAAGATGCACACCCTCGGGCATGACTTCATACCCGACCCAATCCACGCTGGTCAGCTCCTACTTAGATTGAATTGCACATTTCATCGTTTGCTCGTTAACGTTCCTTGAATTGCAGGCGGTTTGAGGTACCACGGAATGGCTCCATTGATCTCACATGTCCATGAATTAGGCTATATGGAAACACTTGCAATTGCTCAAAATGAATGCTTTGAAGGTGAAATCAAGAGCTTCTTTCTCACTACATGATGAGTGAGATTTGTCTCAAATATTTGAATGTGTGTAGGGGCGATAAAGTTTGCAAGGACGGAAGGATTGATATCGGCGCCTGAGCCAGCTCACGCCATCGCTGCCACCATACGAGAAGCTCTTCGTTGCAGGGAGACGGGGGAATCAAAGGTGCTTCTCATGACAATGTGTGGACATGGCCATTTTGATTTGCCAGCTTATGACAAGTATTTGAATGGAGGGCTTGTTGATTTGTCTTTCTCTCAAGATAAGATTGATTTATCACTTGCTAATATTCCTCAGAGAAACTAGCTAATTCTGTAGGTGGAATACAATGTTTTACTTGTTTTGAGATCATTTAATTTCCTTGGGAATTTGGTCATAGACTCAATAGTGTAAATTTTCTTCGAATCATGTACTTGTCTCAATCTATTAATTGAGCAATAAGTTTCTGGTCCATTAAGTAGGCTGAACATCAATTTTTGAACTCTTAATATCGATTCAATAATTAATACTTTAATTTGTCTTAATCTATTAAATGAGAAATCAATAAGTTCTGGTCCATATGTAGGCTGTGCATCAATTTTTGTACTATTCTTTTGCAACACTTGTTGAACTAACAATATCGTTTCTCTGTATGTTTCTTGCAGTCCAACTGTTTTCTATAGTTGTAAATTTTCTTCTGTGGGAAACTCATTTTTAATAATGACAACTTTTATTATATGATAATCTTGTTGTTTCAACCTATTTAGAAAATGTCTAATGTTATAAGTCCAATATTCCAATAACCATCAAGTCACCATCTCAATGTGGTATAGGTACGTATATGCCTACTCATGAACATCATTGGATTATGAGAATCTGAATATGATATATGTTACATGTCACGTTCATGTagatattttgatattttaagtTTTTGTGACATTGTTAAAAATAGTATTATTGAtctctaaaatcataaatttt is a window encoding:
- the LOC121771219 gene encoding proline dehydrogenase 1, mitochondrial-like, whose amino-acid sequence is MTGRNVLSRLPLRLESGARTNATAALAEKLAADPPPNADAGPADDEFGGGGGVDFTDTKKLFSSVPSAKLLRSLITLRLAATPPVADFGIWIMKSKLMEGPLCRKAILGVTERTFYRQFCAGKDLAAANATARELWETGLTAMLDYGLEHAKDNKSCDVSMEEFLRTIESAKSVDSPISFVVVKITAICKFWILKRVSDLLRWQHMDKSLNLPWKRKSLPLLADSSPFYHTLARPAPLTAEEERDLDTAFARMAKICKKSIEASLPILIDAEDTEIQPAIDYFTYSAAVEFSTGAEKPLIFNTIQAYLKDAKERLLLAKSAADEMRVPVGIKLVRGAYMSSENKLANSLGVKSPIHNSIHDTHACYNECADFMLDQISRGSGSLVLATHNMDSGKMAAKKAVDLRIEKESLYFAQLYGMADALSFGLNKAGFRVSKYLPYGPVDQIIPYLLRRADENRGILSASSFDRSLMRNELIRRLKSPMEH
- the LOC121770059 gene encoding uncharacterized protein LOC121770059; the encoded protein is MYVTRPRSVYHHFPGALSLQPQADVAYSGHLVVTDEESEAMDSFCCGIWRNHKINRLPFPSDRVLQVVHSSLQEEAGVIKAWFVPVLDQPLSSNRYYVIKAKGRRKGPTHVREREMSGCAVVGVLVWSRKQGLLIIGIGTSSWRLGHFMVVVFVLDQWNGMVTLLLF
- the LOC121771992 gene encoding uncharacterized protein LOC121771992, with translation MVKDEEMRAAEQMKRCMVYEMSLKQWWEQIHSVENEGGGKDAVVVDARVRRLVCRALGMEAEKEDGVGADGFVWFRGKGECRRRVGVGLSLSLYEKMRWVQETRGWFDGEREVRVKGNKEVGSESSWTRFGCYVLVESFVLRRMDGSLLINFNFRNTDKIVCKWE